A part of Streptomyces sp. DSM 40750 genomic DNA contains:
- a CDS encoding decaprenylphospho-beta-D-erythro-pentofuranosid-2-ulose 2-reductase has protein sequence MKDAFGTPQSLLILGGTSDIALATARRLIARRTRTVWLAGRPSPALENAAVHLRGLGAETHTISFDAIDSESHEAILGKVFAEGDIDMVLLAFGVLGDQANDERDPAAAARVAQTNYTGAVSSALVCARALQAQGHGSLVVLSSVAAERARRSNFIYGSSKAGLDTFTQGLGDALHGTGAHVMLVRPGFVRTSMTAGLPESPLATTPEAVATAIELGLRRRSETVWVPGSLRLVMAALRHVPRAVFRRLPL, from the coding sequence ATGAAGGACGCCTTCGGCACCCCCCAGTCCCTGCTGATCCTCGGCGGTACGTCGGACATCGCGCTCGCCACCGCGCGCCGTCTGATCGCCCGCCGCACCCGCACGGTGTGGCTGGCGGGACGCCCGTCGCCCGCCCTGGAGAACGCGGCCGTCCATCTGCGCGGCCTCGGCGCCGAGACCCACACCATCTCCTTCGACGCGATCGACTCCGAGTCCCACGAGGCGATCCTCGGCAAGGTCTTCGCCGAGGGCGACATCGACATGGTCCTCCTCGCCTTCGGCGTACTCGGCGACCAGGCGAACGACGAACGCGACCCGGCGGCCGCCGCCCGCGTCGCCCAGACCAACTACACGGGCGCCGTCTCGTCCGCCCTGGTCTGTGCGCGAGCCCTCCAGGCACAGGGCCACGGCTCGCTCGTCGTCCTGTCCTCCGTCGCCGCCGAGCGCGCCCGCCGCTCCAACTTCATCTACGGCTCCAGCAAGGCCGGCCTCGACACCTTCACCCAGGGCCTCGGCGACGCCCTCCACGGCACCGGCGCCCACGTCATGCTCGTACGCCCCGGCTTCGTCCGCACCAGCATGACCGCGGGCCTGCCGGAGTCCCCCCTCGCGACGACCCCGGAGGCGGTGGCCACCGCCATCGAACTGGGGTTGCGACGACGCTCGGAGACGGTGTGGGTCCCGGGGTCGCTGCGCCTGGTGATGGCGGCGCTGCGGCACGTACCGAGGGCGGTGTTCCGCCGCCTGCCGCTGTAG
- a CDS encoding metallophosphoesterase, producing MIIVFVLVALLVLSALGAMHWYAWRRLVRDTTRGPGLARRVGTVVFIAGPVLMVAGFAAERGGAPFWLQRTLTWPGFMWLALSLYLLLYLLAGEVVRPLVRRLVARRAPAPTRQPEPEPVVREPEPVPAGAQLTEAAESATTSPATTESAPAEPGQPVPPTATEPPAPTTPEPPTDFSRRLFVSRVLGGAVAAAAVGTVGYGTYGVVRGPKLKRVTVPLAKLPRAAHGFRIAVVSDIHLSPMLGRGFAQKVVDTINSTQPDLIAVVGDLVDGDVEDLGPAAAPLAGLKARHGSYFVTGNHEYISGAEQWVEEVRRLGLTPLENDRRELPYLDLAGVNDIAGEDEGQGPDFARALGDRDTSRAVVLLAHQPVQIHDAVDHGVDLQLSGHTHGGQMWPMTYVADAANPTLAGLERYGDTQLFVSRGAGAWGPPVRVGAPSDITVVELASKQA from the coding sequence ATGATCATCGTCTTCGTCCTTGTAGCCCTGCTGGTGCTGAGCGCCTTGGGGGCCATGCACTGGTACGCCTGGCGCCGCCTGGTGCGCGACACGACCCGCGGGCCGGGCCTCGCCAGACGCGTGGGCACGGTGGTGTTCATCGCCGGGCCGGTGCTGATGGTCGCCGGCTTCGCCGCCGAGCGCGGCGGCGCCCCCTTCTGGCTGCAGCGGACGCTGACATGGCCGGGCTTCATGTGGCTCGCTCTCTCGCTGTACCTGCTGCTGTACCTGCTGGCGGGGGAGGTCGTACGACCTCTCGTACGCCGTCTGGTGGCGCGGCGCGCCCCGGCGCCCACACGGCAGCCGGAGCCGGAGCCGGTGGTACGCGAGCCCGAGCCGGTCCCGGCGGGCGCGCAGCTCACCGAGGCCGCCGAGTCCGCGACCACCTCGCCCGCGACCACCGAGTCGGCTCCCGCCGAGCCCGGGCAGCCGGTACCGCCCACGGCGACGGAGCCCCCGGCCCCGACCACTCCGGAGCCCCCGACCGACTTCTCCCGCCGCCTCTTCGTCTCCCGCGTCCTCGGTGGCGCCGTCGCCGCCGCGGCGGTCGGGACCGTCGGCTACGGCACGTACGGCGTCGTACGGGGCCCCAAGCTCAAGCGGGTCACCGTGCCGCTGGCGAAGCTGCCGCGCGCGGCGCACGGATTCCGGATCGCGGTGGTCAGCGACATCCACCTCTCGCCGATGCTGGGCCGGGGCTTCGCGCAGAAGGTCGTCGACACGATCAACTCGACACAGCCCGACCTGATCGCGGTGGTCGGGGACCTCGTGGACGGCGATGTGGAGGACCTCGGTCCGGCGGCGGCGCCGCTCGCCGGGCTGAAGGCGCGGCACGGCAGCTACTTCGTCACCGGTAACCACGAGTACATCTCCGGGGCCGAACAGTGGGTCGAGGAGGTACGGCGGCTGGGCCTGACCCCGCTGGAGAACGACCGCCGCGAGCTGCCGTATCTCGATCTCGCCGGTGTGAACGACATCGCGGGTGAGGACGAGGGCCAGGGCCCCGACTTCGCCAGGGCGCTCGGCGACCGGGACACCTCGCGGGCCGTGGTGCTCCTGGCCCATCAGCCCGTCCAGATCCACGACGCCGTCGACCACGGCGTAGACCTCCAGCTCTCCGGGCACACCCACGGCGGCCAGATGTGGCCGATGACCTACGTCGCCGACGCCGCCAACCCCACCCTCGCGGGCCTGGAACGCTACGGCGACACCCAGCTCTTCGTCAGCCGCGGCGCGGGCGCCTGGGGGCCGCCGGTGCGGGTGGGGGCGCCGTCGGACATCACCGTGGTGGAGCTGGCGTCGAAGCAGGCGTGA
- a CDS encoding RNA polymerase sigma factor, with translation MRTREGGRIVDEAAVIARVRAGEPEAYAELVRAHTGIALRAARALGAGADAEDVVQQAFFKAYCSLGRFRDGASFRPWLLSIVANETRNTVRTAGRQRSLADREAALVEAEPLIPPSADPAVAALEIERRVALMGALEKLSEAHRLVVTYRYLLEMDEPEAAAALGWPRGTVKSRLSRALRKLGRLLPEFEPGGALGRGEGGDEGE, from the coding sequence GTGAGAACGCGGGAGGGGGGCCGCATCGTCGATGAGGCCGCGGTGATCGCACGCGTACGCGCCGGGGAGCCGGAGGCCTACGCGGAGCTGGTGCGCGCCCATACGGGCATCGCGCTGCGGGCGGCCCGGGCGCTCGGCGCCGGTGCGGACGCGGAGGATGTGGTGCAGCAGGCCTTCTTCAAGGCGTACTGCTCACTGGGCCGCTTCCGGGACGGCGCGTCGTTCCGGCCGTGGCTGCTGTCGATCGTGGCCAATGAGACGAGGAACACAGTGCGGACAGCCGGGCGGCAGCGGTCCCTGGCCGACCGCGAGGCGGCCTTGGTCGAGGCCGAGCCGCTGATACCGCCGTCGGCGGACCCGGCGGTCGCCGCGCTGGAGATAGAGCGCCGCGTCGCGCTCATGGGCGCCTTGGAGAAGCTGAGCGAGGCGCATCGGCTGGTCGTCACATACCGCTACCTACTGGAGATGGACGAGCCCGAGGCGGCCGCCGCCCTGGGCTGGCCCCGGGGCACGGTGAAGTCCCGTCTGAGCCGGGCGCTGCGCAAGCTGGGCCGCCTGCTGCCGGAGTTCGAGCCGGGGGGAGCCCTGGGAAGGGGGGAAGGGGGTGATGAGGGTGAGTGA
- a CDS encoding D-alanyl-D-alanine carboxypeptidase family protein: MPASKKTARRPLLVTSATLLSLSLTSLTTLTAAPAFAATPSPSSSASPSATPPAAMSTVGGELLGRPGTQAGLGSNAPVLPKDISARSWIVADAQSGDVLAAHNAHWRLAPASTLKMLFADTLLPKFNRNEEYKVVASDLAGVGAGSSMVGIKENETYTVHDLWLGVFLRSGNDAVHVLSAMNGGVKQTVADMNAHAEELQALDTHAVSPDGYDARGQVSSAYDLTLIARSGLQKKDFREYCSTVRAKFPGATKKGKNGKKSRPSFEIQNTNRLLTGTGGLDSYQGIAGVKNGNTTNAGATFTGVAERDGRVLLVTVMHPEKDENNQVYKETASLLDWGFKAAGKVEPVGELVPPKGADTSAGDAEPSAQPGATASPSASGGAGGKSVASAVASGGSSGIGVALGIIGGVLVLLAGGVFLVNRKWPLRRRK; encoded by the coding sequence GTGCCCGCCTCCAAGAAGACCGCCAGGCGCCCCCTGCTGGTCACCTCAGCCACCCTGTTGTCCCTCTCGCTGACGTCACTGACGACGCTGACTGCCGCCCCGGCCTTCGCGGCGACGCCGTCACCGAGTTCGAGCGCCTCGCCGTCCGCGACTCCCCCGGCGGCCATGTCGACCGTCGGCGGCGAACTGCTGGGCAGGCCGGGCACGCAGGCCGGCCTGGGCAGCAACGCGCCCGTGCTGCCCAAGGACATCAGCGCCCGCTCGTGGATCGTCGCGGACGCCCAGTCGGGTGACGTGCTGGCCGCACACAACGCGCACTGGCGGCTGGCCCCGGCGAGCACGCTGAAGATGCTGTTCGCGGACACGCTGCTGCCGAAGTTCAACAGGAACGAGGAGTACAAGGTCGTCGCCTCCGACCTGGCGGGTGTCGGCGCGGGCTCCAGCATGGTCGGCATAAAGGAGAACGAGACGTACACCGTCCACGACCTCTGGCTCGGTGTCTTCCTTCGCTCCGGCAACGACGCGGTGCACGTCCTGTCCGCCATGAACGGCGGGGTGAAGCAGACCGTCGCCGACATGAACGCGCACGCCGAGGAGCTCCAGGCCCTCGACACCCACGCGGTCAGCCCGGACGGCTACGACGCCAGGGGGCAGGTGTCGTCGGCGTACGACCTGACCCTGATCGCCCGGTCGGGGCTGCAGAAGAAGGACTTCCGGGAGTACTGCTCCACCGTCCGCGCGAAGTTCCCGGGCGCGACCAAGAAGGGCAAGAACGGCAAGAAGAGCCGGCCGTCCTTCGAGATCCAGAACACCAACCGGCTGCTCACCGGCACAGGTGGCCTCGACTCCTACCAGGGCATCGCGGGTGTGAAGAACGGCAACACCACGAACGCGGGCGCGACGTTCACCGGGGTGGCCGAGCGGGACGGCCGGGTCCTCCTGGTCACCGTCATGCATCCGGAGAAGGACGAGAACAACCAGGTCTACAAGGAGACCGCGAGCCTCCTTGACTGGGGGTTCAAGGCGGCGGGCAAGGTCGAGCCCGTGGGGGAGCTGGTGCCGCCGAAGGGCGCGGACACCTCCGCTGGGGACGCGGAGCCCAGTGCGCAGCCGGGGGCCACGGCGTCTCCGTCCGCCTCCGGCGGGGCGGGGGGCAAGTCGGTGGCCTCCGCGGTGGCTTCCGGCGGGTCGAGTGGGATCGGCGTCGCGCTGGGGATCATCGGGGGTGTGCTGGTGCTGCTTGCGGGCGGGGTGTTCCTGGTCAATCGGAAGTGGCCGCTGCGGCGACGGAAGTAG
- a CDS encoding YihY/virulence factor BrkB family protein, translating to MDWLKKLPGVGPLVERLMTTHAWRSYERLERVTWTRLAAAMTFISFLALFPLLTLAAVIAAATLSEGRQKDLEDRLAEQVPGISDQLDIAGLVDNAGTIGIIAGALLLFTGIGWVGEMRGCLRAVWEKPESDENPVLAKAKDAGVLVGFGGAVVVTLAASTVASSMVGWIADQLGVDRDGWGGILLRIAAFAIAVLADFLLLLYVLTLLPGVQPSRRRLVVAALIGAIGFELLKLLLSGYMQGVASKSMYGAFGVPIALLLWINLTAKLLLYCAAWTAEGSKEESVRETPDEDSAP from the coding sequence ATGGACTGGCTGAAAAAGCTCCCCGGGGTCGGTCCCCTGGTGGAGCGCCTGATGACCACGCACGCGTGGCGGTCGTACGAACGGCTGGAGCGGGTGACGTGGACGCGGCTGGCCGCGGCGATGACCTTCATCAGCTTCCTGGCGCTGTTCCCGCTGCTGACCTTGGCCGCCGTCATCGCCGCGGCGACCCTGAGCGAGGGCCGGCAGAAGGATCTGGAGGACAGGCTCGCCGAACAGGTGCCCGGCATCTCCGACCAGCTCGACATCGCCGGCCTCGTCGACAACGCCGGCACGATCGGGATCATCGCCGGCGCGCTGCTGCTCTTCACCGGTATCGGCTGGGTCGGCGAGATGCGCGGCTGTCTGCGCGCGGTCTGGGAGAAGCCGGAGTCCGACGAGAACCCCGTGCTCGCCAAGGCCAAGGACGCGGGTGTTCTGGTCGGCTTCGGCGGCGCGGTCGTGGTCACTCTCGCCGCCTCCACCGTGGCCTCGTCGATGGTCGGCTGGATCGCCGACCAGCTGGGCGTCGACCGCGACGGATGGGGCGGCATCCTGCTCCGGATCGCCGCTTTCGCCATCGCCGTACTGGCCGACTTCCTGCTCCTCCTGTACGTCCTCACCCTGCTCCCCGGGGTCCAGCCATCCCGCCGCCGCCTGGTCGTGGCCGCCCTCATAGGAGCCATCGGCTTCGAACTCCTGAAGCTTCTGCTCAGCGGCTACATGCAGGGCGTCGCCTCCAAGAGCATGTACGGCGCCTTCGGAGTCCCCATCGCCCTGCTCCTCTGGATCAATCTCACCGCCAAGCTGCTCCTGTACTGCGCGGCATGGACGGCAGAGGGAAGCAAGGAGGAGAGCGTCAGGGAAACGCCGGATGAGGACAGCGCCCCTTGA
- a CDS encoding FAD-binding oxidoreductase yields the protein MPADAAAAAPAPSHLSPDRTTPVTGWGRTAPTAARLIRPRTYEEAAAAVRACGARGGIARGLGRAYGDAAQNAGGAVLDMTGLDRVHAIDADGGTVLCDAGVSLHRLMEVLLPLGWFVPVTPGTRQVTVGGAIAADIHGTNHHVSGSFARHVLSLELLTADGEIRTVVPGTPLFDATAGGMGLTGVILTATVRLLPVETSWMSVDTERARDLDDLLTRLTATDRYYRYSVAWIDLLARGASTGRAVLTRGEHAPLEALERPKPSSTRARGGRFSRRDALSSPLEFRTSRLPAAPAFVPEGLLGRTTASLFNEFWYRRAPDARADELQRISTFFHLLDGVPHWNRIYGRSGFVQYQFVVGYGHEEALRRIVGRISARRCPSFLAVLKRFGEGDPGWLSFPLPGWTLALDIPASLPGLGAFLDGLDGEVAAAAGRVYLAKDARLRPELLAVMYPRLPEFRALRRELDPRGVFVSDLARRLGL from the coding sequence ATGCCAGCCGACGCCGCCGCAGCCGCCCCGGCCCCCTCGCACCTCTCCCCCGACCGCACCACCCCCGTCACCGGCTGGGGCCGCACCGCCCCGACCGCCGCCCGGCTGATCCGCCCGCGCACGTACGAGGAGGCCGCGGCCGCCGTACGGGCGTGCGGGGCACGCGGCGGGATCGCCCGGGGGCTGGGGCGGGCGTACGGGGACGCGGCGCAGAACGCGGGCGGAGCCGTCCTCGACATGACGGGCCTCGACCGTGTCCACGCCATCGACGCGGACGGCGGCACCGTCCTCTGCGACGCGGGCGTCTCCCTGCACCGGCTGATGGAGGTCCTGCTCCCCCTCGGCTGGTTCGTCCCGGTGACCCCGGGAACCCGCCAGGTGACCGTCGGCGGCGCCATCGCGGCCGACATCCACGGCACGAACCACCACGTCTCCGGGTCGTTCGCCCGCCACGTCCTGTCCCTCGAACTCCTGACGGCGGACGGTGAGATCCGCACGGTCGTCCCCGGCACCCCGCTCTTCGACGCCACGGCCGGCGGCATGGGCCTGACCGGCGTCATCCTCACCGCGACCGTACGGCTCCTCCCCGTCGAGACGTCGTGGATGTCCGTCGACACCGAACGCGCCCGCGACCTCGACGACCTCCTCACCCGCCTCACGGCGACGGACCGCTACTACCGCTATTCCGTCGCCTGGATCGACCTGCTCGCCAGGGGCGCGTCGACGGGCCGCGCGGTCCTGACACGCGGCGAACACGCTCCCCTGGAAGCGCTGGAGCGGCCGAAACCGTCGTCCACGCGCGCGCGTGGAGGGCGGTTTTCACGCAGGGACGCGCTCAGCAGTCCGTTGGAATTCCGGACGTCCCGCCTCCCGGCCGCCCCCGCCTTCGTCCCCGAGGGCCTCCTCGGCCGTACGACCGCGAGCCTCTTCAACGAGTTCTGGTACCGCCGGGCACCCGACGCCCGCGCCGACGAACTGCAACGGATCTCCACGTTCTTCCACCTCCTGGACGGGGTCCCGCACTGGAACCGGATCTACGGCCGGTCCGGCTTCGTCCAGTACCAGTTCGTCGTCGGGTACGGCCACGAAGAGGCCCTGCGCCGGATCGTGGGCCGGATCTCGGCGCGCCGCTGCCCCTCCTTCCTCGCCGTCCTCAAGCGATTCGGCGAGGGCGACCCCGGCTGGTTGTCCTTCCCGCTGCCCGGCTGGACCCTCGCCCTGGACATCCCGGCGAGCCTGCCCGGCCTCGGCGCCTTCCTGGACGGGCTCGACGGGGAGGTCGCGGCGGCCGCCGGGCGCGTCTACCTGGCGAAGGACGCCCGTCTGCGCCCCGAACTGCTGGCCGTGATGTACCCCCGACTGCCCGAATTCCGCGCACTGCGCCGGGAGTTGGACCCTCGCGGGGTCTTCGTGTCGGATCTGGCCCGCCGCCTGGGCCTGTGA
- the trpS gene encoding tryptophan--tRNA ligase, producing the protein MASDRPRVLSGIQPTAGSFHLGNYLGAVRQWVALQESHDAFYMIVDLHAITVAQDPADLRANTRLAAAQLLAAGLDPERCTVFVQSHVPEHAQLAWIMNCLTGFGEASRMTQFKDKSAKQDGDRASVGLFTYPILQVADILLYQADEVPVGEDQRQHIELTRDLAERFNGRFGETFTIPKPYILKETGKIYDLQDPAAKMSKSASTPKGLINLLDDPKTTAKKVKSAVTDTDTVIRFDPAEKPGVSNLLGIYSTLTGVGVAELEERYVGKGYGALKTDLAEVVVEFVTPFRERTQQHLDDPETLDSILAEGAEKARAVAAETLSQAYDKVGFLPAKH; encoded by the coding sequence ATGGCCTCTGATCGACCCCGCGTGCTCTCCGGCATCCAGCCCACCGCCGGCTCGTTCCACCTCGGCAACTACCTCGGCGCCGTCCGCCAGTGGGTGGCTCTGCAGGAGTCCCACGACGCGTTCTACATGATCGTCGACCTGCACGCGATCACGGTGGCGCAGGACCCGGCTGACCTGCGCGCCAACACCCGGCTCGCCGCTGCCCAGCTGCTCGCCGCCGGTCTCGACCCGGAGCGGTGCACGGTCTTCGTCCAGAGCCATGTCCCCGAGCACGCCCAGCTCGCCTGGATCATGAATTGCCTCACCGGCTTCGGCGAGGCCTCCCGCATGACCCAGTTCAAGGACAAGTCCGCCAAGCAGGACGGCGACCGCGCGAGCGTCGGTCTCTTCACGTACCCGATCCTCCAGGTCGCCGACATCCTGCTGTACCAGGCGGACGAGGTCCCGGTCGGCGAGGACCAGCGCCAGCACATCGAGCTCACCCGTGACCTCGCCGAGCGCTTCAACGGCCGCTTCGGCGAGACCTTCACGATCCCGAAGCCGTACATCCTGAAGGAGACGGGAAAGATCTACGACCTCCAGGACCCGGCGGCCAAGATGAGCAAGTCGGCGTCGACCCCGAAGGGGTTGATCAACCTGCTCGACGACCCGAAGACCACCGCCAAGAAGGTCAAGAGCGCCGTCACCGACACCGACACGGTGATCCGCTTCGACCCCGCGGAGAAGCCGGGTGTCAGCAACCTGCTGGGCATCTACTCGACCCTCACCGGGGTGGGCGTCGCGGAGCTGGAAGAGAGGTACGTCGGCAAGGGCTACGGTGCGCTCAAGACGGACCTCGCCGAGGTCGTGGTCGAGTTCGTGACGCCCTTCCGGGAGCGCACCCAGCAGCATCTGGACGACCCCGAGACGCTGGACTCGATCCTGGCCGAGGGGGCCGAGAAGGCGCGCGCCGTCGCCGCGGAGACGCTCTCCCAGGCGTACGACAAGGTGGGCTTCCTGCCCGCCAAGCACTGA
- a CDS encoding 2'-5' RNA ligase family protein, translated as MGTVTIGVSIAVPEPHGSQLQERRAGFGDAAAHGIPTHVTLLPPTEVEDVELPAIEAHLVEVAAAGRPFPMRLSGTGTFRPLSPVVFVQVVEGAEACTWLQKQVRDASGPVARELNFPYHPHVTVAHGIAEEAMDRAFEALADYEARWPCTGFALYEQGADGVWRKLREFTFGGTVVPPQAGAPVGDTTLPAH; from the coding sequence GTGGGGACCGTAACGATCGGTGTGTCGATCGCGGTCCCGGAGCCCCATGGCAGCCAGCTCCAGGAGCGGCGCGCGGGCTTCGGCGACGCCGCGGCTCACGGTATCCCCACGCATGTCACGCTGCTGCCGCCGACCGAGGTCGAGGACGTCGAACTGCCGGCGATCGAGGCGCACCTCGTCGAGGTCGCGGCGGCCGGCCGGCCCTTCCCGATGCGGCTGTCCGGCACGGGAACCTTCCGCCCGCTGTCGCCCGTCGTGTTCGTGCAGGTCGTCGAGGGGGCCGAGGCCTGTACCTGGCTGCAGAAGCAGGTCCGTGACGCCTCGGGTCCGGTGGCCCGCGAGCTGAACTTCCCGTACCACCCGCATGTCACGGTGGCGCACGGCATCGCCGAGGAGGCGATGGACCGGGCGTTCGAGGCGCTCGCCGACTACGAGGCCCGCTGGCCCTGCACCGGCTTCGCGCTCTATGAGCAGGGCGCCGACGGGGTCTGGCGCAAGCTGCGCGAGTTCACGTTCGGCGGGACCGTCGTTCCGCCGCAGGCGGGGGCGCCGGTGGGGGACACGACGCTTCCGGCGCACTGA
- a CDS encoding SCO4848 family membrane protein, protein MKLSRPLSWFLLAFGVWSWVIWVTFIKNLWKDGSGLAFDDAGDPTAYFWVHLTLAVVSFALGTAIGVIGLRGVRALRRTA, encoded by the coding sequence ATGAAGCTCAGCCGCCCCCTCTCCTGGTTCCTGCTCGCCTTCGGGGTGTGGAGCTGGGTCATTTGGGTCACTTTCATTAAAAATCTATGGAAGGACGGCAGCGGGCTCGCGTTCGACGACGCGGGCGATCCGACGGCGTACTTCTGGGTGCATCTGACGCTCGCCGTCGTCTCCTTTGCTCTGGGGACGGCCATCGGAGTCATCGGGTTGCGTGGAGTGCGCGCCCTTCGCCGGACCGCGTGA
- a CDS encoding phosphatase PAP2 family protein — protein MDEVDVVDGVRGLDRRLLSALHARGADPRVATAARGLSWVGEHGTLWLAAALAAAAVDRGRRGVWLRGTALTAAAHLTSTGVKRVVRRPRPAHVEPLVRTAGRHSFPSSHASSATAAVAVLAYGAPGTPLVLRAAAPLAVAMCLSRLVVGVHYPSDVAAGVALGALTARLGARWVVSGHG, from the coding sequence ATGGATGAAGTTGACGTCGTCGACGGTGTGCGCGGCCTGGACCGGCGGCTGCTCTCCGCGCTCCACGCCCGTGGCGCCGACCCGCGCGTCGCGACCGCCGCGCGCGGACTGTCCTGGGTGGGGGAGCACGGCACGCTCTGGCTCGCGGCCGCTCTCGCGGCTGCCGCCGTCGACCGGGGGCGGCGCGGTGTCTGGCTGCGTGGCACGGCGCTGACGGCCGCCGCGCACCTGACCAGCACGGGCGTCAAGAGGGTCGTACGACGGCCGCGCCCCGCGCATGTCGAGCCCCTCGTCCGCACCGCCGGACGGCACTCCTTCCCGAGCTCGCATGCCAGTTCGGCGACAGCGGCGGTGGCTGTCCTGGCGTACGGAGCCCCGGGAACCCCGCTCGTGCTCCGCGCCGCCGCTCCGCTCGCCGTCGCGATGTGCCTCTCCCGGCTGGTGGTCGGCGTGCACTACCCGTCGGACGTGGCGGCGGGTGTGGCCCTCGGGGCGCTCACGGCGCGGCTGGGCGCCCGCTGGGTGGTGAGTGGCCATGGCTGA
- a CDS encoding ABC transporter substrate-binding protein has product MRSVRLRILASLLVLAIAAVGGWQLMPAQRDENRTITVGTTDTVTSLDPAGAYDAGSWALFSSVFQSLLTFEPGVAAPVPDAARSCGFVGNALIVYRCTLRQGLKFPSGREVTGRDVKYSFDRVRRINSDVGPAALLDTLQSVSASGLSVSFRLSSPDATFPFKVATGAGAIVDRTKYPTNRLRADGGADGTGPYVLTSYTDQQARLTPNDGYQGVAQDMGSPVLMRYYKDSAALQQAWQARQVDVATRSLPPETLAGLSLSDPDQRVTEADSTETRNLVLNVRANSPFQDRRVRQALAALINREKLVAEVYQGTTDPLYSLIPTGITGHTTSFFDAYPKPDPLRARELLDEAGVSMPVRFTFGYAEGRGSSAAEAAELKQQLEASGLFYVTTTAHEWTDFQRRYADGKLDAYGVGWGADYPDPDTFSGPLVGTGGALNNGYSSERADGLIQDSRRYADRSRAAADFKELQEVVARDVPLIPLWQRNEYVLSSEEVGGAQYLSDGTGVFRLWQLEWI; this is encoded by the coding sequence GTGCGGTCGGTTCGCTTGCGGATACTCGCGTCGTTGCTGGTGCTGGCGATCGCGGCGGTCGGCGGCTGGCAGTTGATGCCGGCTCAGCGGGACGAGAACAGGACGATCACCGTCGGGACGACCGACACGGTCACCTCGCTCGACCCGGCGGGGGCGTACGACGCCGGGTCCTGGGCCCTGTTCAGCAGTGTGTTCCAGTCGCTGCTGACCTTCGAGCCGGGCGTCGCCGCACCCGTCCCGGACGCGGCGCGCAGCTGCGGGTTCGTCGGCAACGCGCTCATCGTCTACCGCTGCACCCTGCGCCAGGGCCTGAAGTTCCCCAGCGGGCGCGAGGTCACCGGGAGGGACGTGAAGTACTCGTTCGACCGGGTCAGACGCATCAACTCGGACGTCGGCCCCGCCGCGCTGCTGGACACCCTCCAGTCGGTGAGCGCGAGCGGGCTGTCCGTCAGCTTCCGGCTCTCCTCGCCGGACGCCACCTTCCCGTTCAAGGTGGCCACCGGCGCCGGGGCGATCGTCGACCGCACGAAGTACCCGACGAACCGGCTGCGCGCCGACGGCGGCGCCGACGGCACCGGGCCGTACGTCCTGACCTCGTACACGGACCAGCAGGCCCGCCTCACGCCCAACGACGGCTACCAGGGCGTCGCCCAGGACATGGGCAGTCCCGTCCTCATGCGCTACTACAAGGACTCGGCGGCGCTGCAGCAGGCGTGGCAGGCGCGGCAGGTCGATGTCGCCACCCGCTCGCTGCCACCCGAGACGCTCGCCGGGCTCTCGCTCAGCGACCCGGACCAGCGGGTCACGGAGGCCGACAGCACCGAGACCCGCAACCTGGTCCTCAACGTGCGGGCGAACTCGCCCTTCCAGGACCGCCGGGTCAGACAGGCGCTGGCCGCGCTGATCAACCGGGAGAAGCTGGTCGCCGAGGTCTACCAGGGCACCACCGACCCGCTGTACTCGCTGATCCCGACCGGTATCACCGGCCACACCACCTCGTTCTTCGACGCGTACCCCAAGCCCGACCCGCTGCGGGCCCGTGAACTCCTCGACGAGGCCGGTGTGAGCATGCCCGTGCGCTTCACCTTCGGCTACGCCGAGGGCCGGGGCTCGTCCGCCGCCGAGGCCGCCGAGCTGAAGCAACAGCTGGAGGCGAGCGGGCTGTTCTATGTGACGACCACGGCGCACGAGTGGACCGACTTCCAACGGCGTTACGCCGACGGCAAGCTGGACGCGTACGGCGTCGGCTGGGGCGCCGACTACCCCGACCCCGACACCTTCAGCGGGCCCCTCGTCGGCACCGGCGGCGCCCTGAACAACGGCTACAGCAGCGAGCGGGCCGACGGGCTCATCCAGGACAGCCGGCGTTACGCGGACCGCAGCCGGGCCGCGGCGGACTTCAAGGAGCTGCAGGAGGTCGTGGCCCGGGACGTTCCGCTGATTCCCCTGTGGCAGCGCAACGAGTATGTGCTCAGCAGCGAGGAGGTCGGCGGGGCGCAGTATCTGTCCGACGGGACGGGTGTCTTCCGGCTGTGGCAGCTGGAATGGATATGA